In the genome of Crassostrea angulata isolate pt1a10 chromosome 6, ASM2561291v2, whole genome shotgun sequence, the window TATAATATACGTGTACGGTATTCGCCAGGAGAGAGTACAAACGCAAGGAAGGGTAACGATCAATCCATCCTTGGCATGTAATTCACGATGACAAAGGAATAAATGGCTCCAAACAAAATACTGACACTACGTTAAAAACCAACTATTTCTGATTATCTGCAGCGATTTACATTATTATAGTTTGAAGAATCCTGTGTGGCTTTTTTACTGATTAAACACTGAAcataaatttaatcaattaaaaagaGCTTTCTGTGACCCCTTTTCCATTATCAGTTTCCGATGTCCAGTATCGCATATTCCTACCAACCAAGTTTAGCGAGTTGTCCATTGGTTAGTAAGAGCTGCAataacatcagatataaaaaaaatcggagaggactacattattgcagctagttaGTAAGAGCTTAGAGCTTTTCAACAATAAACTAGCAGTAGTGTAAACAGTTTAAAATTCAAGACAAGTGAAcatctttaaaatgtttaactacaagtaaaaataaatatatttttaaaagaaaacaattgtAGCAAAGATGAAGTGGAATGGTTCAAGTATTTGTCCTTCTTATTAAATCCATCATAAACATTATCTATCCAGGATGGGATTAAGACATATATGTTGAAACATTAACTGATTCAATAAGAAGCAAAGCTGAAGTATTCACTTCCACTGACATAACTACAATAACTACGTCAtgaccaaaattatcatctcataatactcaaagaatgattccttattccttaagtAATCACTGACAATATCTCAGGACTTCTTGGATATCTTTGCTTCCATAATAGAGTGGGTATTTTaagagaaatgaaaataaattgtttttgttaatatGCCTCACTATGAAATACTTTCTGACTGGTAAAATTAGAGAAAATGTTATGTTCAGCACTTAAAACATTGATCTCAGTTACACGTACAGGTGCATATAAAACTGTGTACAATCGAAACATCGGATAgaacaacttttaaaaacatcGTTTTATAAGATTTTGATCCATTGAAAATTCTGTCTTTTAGTTTGgttattttcattattgatttGTCCACGCTCTGACCGAAactatcacctcataatattcaaagaatgattccttataactTATATTATTTCCATTTTCATACTATGCGTTACTATACGCGGAgaagccaataccgtttttcgatCACTagtatgctataagacacgcccattttgtgtcgctcatctgttatgaattcaaaattcaaaattgattcgtaattttatcacagacaaagacagttaaAACTGTAAATATATCGCTATGACTAGTACACCCtaacaaaatatgatttataaacTTCTCTTAGTCTTGGTAGTCCTGAATGAAGCAACATTACATGATTGTTCTTCGGTACAATACATGGCTTGCTTAATATTACTTggaagagaaatattttaaggaattaataatcattctttgagtattatgagatgataatttcggtcaggcgtgattaaatccaataaagcccaagggctttatgatagatatgATCAcgtcccgaccgaaattatcacttcataatactcaaagaatgattccttattacttatatttatataattttcagacATTGTACGATTATAATActtgagtaaaaaaaaactaacccCGTCTGGACTGTAtaatacaaaatcgatacgtagtgttatcacattTAAGGCCACTGAAAAACGTAAATAttcattcttaaaaaataatgattgagTTAAATCATATTTATCATAAAGGTTAAAGTCacttgtaaaattattaaaatagcaAATTTGTACTAGCAAAAAAggtaaatatgaaaaaaatgttccaTTTATTAACAAAAGTTAACCAGTAGTTTGAAAGGCACGACAAAGATTTTTAGGAAGtacaagttttgtgttttaaatataactaaaaaaagaaaaaaacgtgCAATACATACGAGTTCACACATATGCGATTAATTCAAATTGAAATTGCCATAAACTCGAGAAATATAGGCCTACATGAATCTGTTACATGACAAgataaatatttcatgtttttgatTAAAATGAGAGCGGAAATTTGAACTGCTTTTCTCACCAGCAAGGACATGAATTGATGAGCAAATGTGAAGAAATCAGtaaataatcatatatatatatatatatatatatatatatatatatatatatatatatatatatatatatatatatatatatatatatatatatatcatttgcAGGTTGTTGTTTAAATACGAATACTCAAATGGATACTTTACTACAGGTAAGGTGAATTGGTAAATAATAGTTACTAACCAATGAGGCGCCGTTTATATTTGGGATGCTAAAATTAGAACAGGATCTGaggaatatataaaatgaaagtccGGCAGTGGTTAGCAATTACCTAAACAAACTCTTAGATGTCATTGCGTTGTATGCGCCCCAAGACCAAGTTTAAAGAAGTTGGAATGGCGACAGTGCGGAAGAAGTTAGTTATCGTGGGTGATGGGTCCACCGGTAAAACATGTCTATTGATGGCATTCAGCCGCGGCGATTTTCCCGAAGTCCACATACCTACGATATTTGATACGTACGTAGCTGATATTGAGGTGGATAATAAACAGGTGGAACTGGCTCTGTGGGACACGGCGGGTCAGGAGGACTACGACAGACTACGCCCACTCTCCTACCCCGACACTGACGTCATCTTAATGTGCTACTCCATAGACAGTCCCGACAGCCTGGTCAACATCAGGGAAAAGTGGACCCCCGAGGTCAGACATTTCTGTCCCAGTGTCCCCATCGTTCTAGTGGGCAATAAAAAAGACACACGCACTGATCCTGACGTAATCAAGGAATTGGAGCTCAAGAAGGAAGAGCCGGTGAATACCCAGGAGGGACAGGAGGTGGCGGAGCAGATCCGCGCCTTCTCTTTCGTGGAGTGTTCCGCCAAAACTCAGGACGGTGTCCGAAAGGTGTTCGAGACAGCCACCTGGGCGGCGCTACAGGTCCGGAAAAAACGGAAGCTGCGAAAGTGTAAACTTTTGTGATTTCATGTTgatgtgaacatttttttaacatttcttttatttaaaacattacgTCTGTGATAGAGGAAAGACGGTTATGCGCGCGCGCGAGCGTGCGTGCGTATGcatgtgcgtgtgtgtgtgtgtgtgtgcttaGTCTATAGGTCCCCGGATAAACTTACTGCATAATGcgatatttttgtttatacacataTCTAAGTTATTGCATGCTAAATTTCAGCGATGTTACTGTTATGACTTCTATAAATTGAGGTCGTTATAATTTGAGGTTTTAAGTCATCGGATAAACTTACTGCATAATGCGATATTTTTGTTCACATACATATCTTTAATATTGCATGCTAAACATTTTTAGCGACTTCTATGAATTGAGGTCGTTATAATTTGAGGTTTTCCCTTTGATAGATAACCATGTTGCCAATGATGTTGAAAAATACATGTGTTCATTTAGTTGTATAGTAATGGTGCAATGAGGCCAATCTagatatatatatcaaatatattatgtttaggtgatgttttatttgtatgacaaagaaagaatgtgggcgcttaagatgtacattcggcaggaatctgggcgcacaaggagagtgaaaatttcatcaattaattttgaatatttttcgtattataaccgttatttggtttctgttggatgtggaatgagtggaaaaatatttgaaatgcaaaatgttttatcaaaatatgggtctaaatatagcaacacgatgcaattcatgcaaaatcctacttatttacaactgtttttaaatgattttgttgtctctgggtcttctctccacaaatttgaaacgcgtaaagataacatatttcaacattaaaaatgtcgctttttaaaaaaagatggagagatgacccagagatgactaattatgtactttttcaaattattttttgaaggataaaaaaacaaagtccattgatatgacaatgttgtttcaaacagtgctttatagagcatatattgacaagtctcgCATGGCTTAGAGGTTTCGTCCTGGATTAGTGAATAcaaacattcagtgttttgggttcaaatccaacttgtggtctttttttttttaaatttaacttttttgttttaaatgtttgttattataacatgatgttgaattataatataccggtatatctttatttgttgttgttgatttctAGATCCGCTGTAtgaacactattttttttattattactattttttttaaggataaacacaatataacttcatcaaaatatgtttgcattaacaTCTCCAACTATACttatcggtttacctctcattgccattttttgaaagcttatgagttttttaataaccggaatagccatgtacttcgactctcaacataatatatttttgttgaaacctgtacatagcctttcgaggttatagacatttaaatcccaattgattcgtgtcgaggattcctgcaaacttactaTCTTATGCGCTCACTTTCTTAAATTATTGTGTCAATGAAAGTGAATGATATGTTGTTTGTTTGGAAATaaactgaaaaacaaaatgaaatagttttgctgactttttacttatttgcaaataaattacGTCATATCATTCGGATTGGAAcagtttatgattttttataaattgccTCGCGAATTATGAAGCGTTAACTGTCCCAACCCAATTTGTACTCGTATAAATTCGATAGCTAATGAATTCGTTAAATATAACTGGGTCTTGTAAACTTTTATTGGCCTTGCAACTCCACGGAAACGTAGGAAATATCGGTTTTCTTTCCTGGGTAAGATGTTTGACATTGGGATATTCTTTCATTTTAATACCGATAAAAACTATGGAATACTGTACTATATATGACTATTTACAAGTTACGTTCTATTAATTATGCATAAGCTTTGTCCAATTAGAGAAAGATCGATAAACAATGAGGCCGCAGATAGAAATCTGCTGTAATTTGATGATACTTGCAGACTTCAGGACAGGTGTTACTAGTTTTTATCGATAGATTACCATAATTTTGTTGTCACACCCCCAGCATACCCACAGAACCCACCTGTGACGAGATATATGATTATACAGCTAACCCTGATGATGACATTCAGGAGGAATACGATGATTGCGTCACTGCTGTTCCGCCACCTCCCCCTCCCACCCCCGGTAGATTCCTGCCTGAAATCCCAGGATCCGGCAAACCGCTCTCATCGGTTCCCCCTACTCCCCCACCTTCCATCCCAAAGCCCCTCCCAAACATTCCACCCCCAGAGGTGCCAAAAGAAAGCAAGCCTGACGCGAGTTCTGAGCCCCAAATACCTCCTGATCACGACTACGAGAACATGTTCCTGGGGAAATGGGACTGCAAGGCCGACAGAAGCAACGAGCTGGGCTTTAACAAGGGAGATAAGCTGTACATTATT includes:
- the LOC128187616 gene encoding src kinase-associated phosphoprotein 2-like produces the protein MFDIGIFFHFNTDKNYGILIPTEPTCDEIYDYTANPDDDIQEEYDDCVTAVPPPPPPTPGRFLPEIPGSGKPLSSVPPTPPPSIPKPLPNIPPPEVPKESKPDASSEPQIPPDHDYENMFLGKWDCKADRSNELGFNKGDKLYIISREFDDKSWWVAELNGKFGLVPKNYLTPAYELAR
- the LOC128187041 gene encoding ras-like GTP-binding protein Rho1 produces the protein MSLRCMRPKTKFKEVGMATVRKKLVIVGDGSTGKTCLLMAFSRGDFPEVHIPTIFDTYVADIEVDNKQVELALWDTAGQEDYDRLRPLSYPDTDVILMCYSIDSPDSLVNIREKWTPEVRHFCPSVPIVLVGNKKDTRTDPDVIKELELKKEEPVNTQEGQEVAEQIRAFSFVECSAKTQDGVRKVFETATWAALQVRKKRKLRKCKLL